The Drosophila bipectinata strain 14024-0381.07 chromosome 3L, DbipHiC1v2, whole genome shotgun sequence region GATTGGCCCGCGAGTATGGCTCGCCGATCAAGAAGTACACATCGCTGGTGGTCACGCTGTGGTATCGTGCCCCGGAGCTACTCCTCTGCTCGCCGGTCTACTCAACGCCCATCGACGTGTGGTCGGTGGGCTGCATTTTCGCCGAGTTCCTCCAGATGCTGCCCCTGTTTCCGGGCAAGACCGAAATCGATGAACTAAATCGGATATTTAAGGTAAAGATAAGCTAGCATTATATATTAATTCCTATACTAACTCCGACTTACCTTTGCAGGAACTTGGCACTCCCAACGAGAAGGTCTGGCCCGGCTACACTGACCTGCCGGCAGTGAAGAACATGCTGTCGCAAAACTCACAGTTCACCGAATATCCCGTCTCGCAGCTGCGCAAGCACTTCCAGGAGAAGACCTCCGACATGGGCCTGTCGCTTCTTCAGGGCCTCCTAACGTACGACCCGAAACAAAGACTGACGGCCGACGCAGCCCTGAAGCACACCTACTTCAAGGAGCTGCCCCTGCCCATCGATCCGTCTATGTTCCCCACCTGGCCGGCGAAGAGTGAGCTGGGCGTTCGCAAGGCGCAGGCCTCCTCGCCCAAGCCGCCGTCGGGTGGTTCGCAATTCAAGCAGCTGGGCCGGGATGAGCCCATCGTCACGGGGCCGGGCAACAAGCTATCCTCTGGCATCATTACAGGGAACAAGAAGAGCCACGGTGCTGGGGCCTCGTCGGCCAGCACGGGATTCGTACTCAACGCTGGTCTCACCCAGCGTCAACTGGCCATGGGACCGGGATTCAGCCTGAAGTTCTGATTCGAGTCCGGGCTGGGACTGTGTGTTTTTAGCCAATTACGATTAAGAATAAGTGTTATGTATAGTTAGAGATGTAAGTAAAAAATTTCGTTTAATTGTATGTGTATAAATATTGTTccatatataattttaaaagccaTACAAACGCAATGTTTTTGGATTCGAAAACCAAGTGGGATGGGCTAACAAATTAGGCATTCGTTTTAAATAAGtaactatttaaaatatttatggttCATTGGCTAAAAGGACTTTTATTCAacatttgtataaaaaatatttcgtttctCAAGAGGTGTGTGATGTTCCTAGAATCGTAAATGGATGAATCCCCATGCTTGTTCAGTATCGACAGTGTAGCCCACCCTAGACCCCATCctgtaactttaaaacttAACCTATGGAAATACTTTCTGCCACGTTGAGGTCTCTAGGTTGACCACAGATAGAAGTAAGTGCTTTGCCACGTTGGAATGTAGTCCTTCAGGGGTCCGGCCACCACCTTCGTAATGGGAATGGTGTTGCCCAAAAAGTCAATTATCCTCTCCAATCGCGACTTGGTGAAGCTGTCGTAAAACGGAGACCGGACCAAGAAGTACAGAATGTTGATGCAGCGCCTGCTTAGCTCCAGCTTCTGTTGCTTGGACATTAGGTCACGGTGCTGGCGGTACAGGTGAATGCTATACAGATCCACGGAGAGCGCCACGATGTACTGCTTCCAACTGCGTCGGCCAAACAAGCCCATGGCGGCCAAGTGAATGAGCGGCTTTGAAATGTACAGGTACTCAGCTTGGACCAGTTCCCGGGGAATCTGCGTCTTCACCGCCTCATTGTTTTCCACGTGGAGCTTAAAATCGCGATACTGCAGCGGCGGAGCACCTTCCACTTTGCGGATCAGGCGACCGGAGCGCTTCAGCTGAAAGGTTATGGAGTGCTGAGATTGGGGAATAACTTCGCTGGGCGCCGCCTCCTCTTTCGATTTCTTGTTAAGGGCTCGGCGATTAAGAGAGGCAATCGGAGGTGAGGTGATTATATCCGCTGTGGAGTGCTTCAAGATAAACAAACGGCCGGCCGCCTTGACGGCCTGGATCAGCGCTATCACCAGCCATTTGCCCGTCTGACCGAGCACCCGGCGCGCCGATATCTCGATGAACACCTCACTGTACTCGAGCGTCGTCAACATGACCTTTAGACGGTAGCAAAGTTTCGACTGCATTCGCACCGCCGAGTTCTCCTTGGCATGGCGCGCCCTCTCGATGATCCGGTCGTTGTAGAACACCAGCATGTTGGAGAGGGTGTAGACCAGCTCGCTGACCACATTCGAGCTGGATATCCGTCCTGAAAACCGACCAAAAGTTGCATCACCTAAGCTTATCTCTCATAATTTATGAATCCTACCTGCTATGAAGTAGGAGACCCACTTGGCAGTGGTTTCGAAGTCGCCCACCACGTCCGGGTTCTTGGCCACCCAAGCCTCGTAAGCCTTCAGCAAGCCCTTCAGGGAGTCCATTTCGTAGAAAGGTTTCGTAAAATGTCTGATGTTCGGTGATCGAATCTAATAAATACAGAATGTGCGGCTGAAGGTAAATCAAATGCTGCAGCTCTGGAGTTCAAAACGCGTTAGGGGATTTTTAATAGCgagggttttttatttttaaccgatatttttgtttcggaaatattaaaaataatattttttaagacttCGATTTGGGGAGTTCTCCAGaagttaaataaaatgttaaagatccataaataatattttttttatattaaataatcgCTGCAACTCTCTAGAACTTAAGGTAGTTTTTGGGACTTCCCccacaaaagaaaaataatttattgaaaaatatcacACATTTATTGAAGTTTTCTAACTTCTAGCTAAAAGTTTACATAAAATTAAAGCCTAAAGTTTTGATATCCTTCGGTTCGATTCATTCCTGCGAGTGATGATCCTTTGATTGTAGTTAATgatcaaatttttcgaaaccATCGCTATAAAAGCCACGGAAGAGACGTTACCTAAAACAAGCAAGATATTTTATTGCaaattacaattttaattCCATTCTGTTACCTGAGAAATAAAGGGTCACCCACTTCAAGATCTTAAAATCACCTGCCAGTTTTGGGTACTCGGCCACCCAATCTTCATAGGCGTcctgaatttttttcaattctgaacgaatatttttaacaaagtCTGCATTAAGCAGATCTTTATTTTCCCAATCCAAAATAGTggacatttttttgtaaattccgccaaaaataattacaaaaacaagatgtaaacaaacaacaaaatttttctAGAGATGGACAATTAccatgtttattttttgtattactaaagtataataatatttaaaactttgaattaattttaaaatttgtttgtagaactcataaataataattattcttTATTCCTAATGACTTAATTGGCTTTAATTGTAAATatccaatttattttcatCTGCACTGATACCTGACGCGTTAGGGTATTTGTTACCTCCCGCACACCTTTGTTGTTGTGTTTGTGATTAGCGAGCGAAGTGCGACTGACTCTGGGGTCGTTCCGTTCGGATTTTACTGACAAAATTGAATTAAGAGTCGATATAAAAATGTCCGGAAACAACACGGACACTGGGGACACCACGGCCATCATGTCAAGCACGTCTTTGCAGAACGATTTCGAGACGGGCGAGGACCAACTGCCCCGCGAGTCTTTGGTAAGGCTCTGTTGATGTAACCCCCGCGAGTTTGTCTAATCTCTAATCCACTTTAAACGCAGATAACGACTGCAGTTAGCTTTCTACAGAACACCAAAGTGCGCCACACTACCCTTATCCAGAAGCAGCAGTTCCTGCGGTCCAAAGGTCTGACTGCCCACGAGATCCAGCTGGCCTGCGAGCGGGCCGGCGTCTTCACCCAGGATCCCAATAACTTTAATCCGAATATCAACTCCAATCCCAACACTGTCATAAGCATAGGGTCTCAGCTCCAGGCGCTGCAGCCCCAGCCATCCGCCTTCGTGCGGATCCGGGAACTGATCCACTCAGCGGCATTACTCAGTGGAGTGGTGTACGCCGTCTACCTCTTCTGGAAGGTGAGTGTTTCAGCATCAATGAGGAGTCCAAAGATCAGTTCTTCTCATAAATTGGTGTTGCTTAATTGGAGTTCCAATCTAAACCCAGAATAACTGCTTGTGGCCATGAAAGTATGGCTAATTTTGTACCTTCTCGAAATGAAACAAAGATTTCCTAATGATCAcctttgttttgatttaatttgtGACTCACGAATTTATTTTCAGAAATACATTGCTCCCTACCTATTTGGCAAGCCGAAGAAGAAGCCCGTGGACGAGGCGCTGGACGATATAGACCGGAAAGTGGAAACACGGACCAGCGAGCTCAACAAAGAGATCTCTGCAGTCAAGGATCTGATCTCTAGTCAGCAGCGGGATCAGGCCCAGCACCTGAACCGGGAATTCAACAACTTCCGCAGTGACCTCGATGCCATCAAGGGTCTCCTTCTGAACAGAAAACAGTTTGCCGGCCCGGTGGCCCCTCTGTCAGTGCCATCCATTCCCGCCTGGCAGCTGGCGGGCTCTCCCCACCACCGACACCGTCACAGCCAGTCAGACGACAATGAGAAGGGCGACGATGCCGGCTCCGGATCTGGCTCGTCGGAGACCGAGGTGGTGACCAAAAACAGTGACTCCAGCCTGGAGATCATGTAATGTAATAGGCGGACGTTGAGCTATAGGATCGTTTGTAAATTGATTTTCCCCTGAATGCCTTTGAGACTTGGTTTTTGCTTTGCGTTTATAGCATTTAAGTTTTCTTTATAGTCAACAGCTAATCCATATCCAAAATTACATACACACATTCACATATACACTCTTATGCGATACGAtgtctatataatataataataataaaaaagtttacATAATAACAGGTTTGAATTAAAGAAACTGTTCGATTAAGCGCAAAAATGCTTTTGTGTTATCTTTTTTTCACTTTAGTCGGATACATATGGGGTGTGGGTTGGTGTGGGGTGTGGATTGTGGGTGGTGGCATATTgttttagtttattatttaaggCTTAAATGTTAATTGGTTTCTAAAAATGTTGCCGAGTGCTACTTTCTATAAATTGGCTAAATTCCCATTAGTTTTGGTTGAAGAATCTGCCCAGAGGAGTTTCGAATTGGTAACTCATCCGGACTATCTTTCGGgtttaattaattgtttgtTGTGCGGTGCGTAGTAATGGTATTGTATTAATTACAAATTTGGTTCTCTGCGCAATCCGTATTATATCTCTTAGTTTTAACTTCTCTACTTACTTTAGGtattgtttttattgatttgtacAGGCGATAGTGTATTATTTAGTTAATCGCGTTCCATAATTCTTTAAAAGTAATTGTATCCTAGTACGTTAATAGTCTCACAAAAGATTGTTAAGGGCATATAGTTCGTTTTCGAAagggttttattttaattttcatttatttatttgtatatttatttatttttttttttcgaatggAAAACCATTGTGAACCTAAAACAAGGATAGAGAACCAACACACTACCCACACTGAGTATGCATACTAAGTCTTTTGCTGGGTAGCTCGGCCCCTCTTTATTGGGCATCTCGGTTACATAAGATAATCTACGGCCACGCCGACACTATCAActatttcaaattaaatacaaCATATTTACAATTAATTTTAACTTGCGAACGGGGCAATACCAGCAGCCAATGGCCAAGAAAtgtgtaaatttaaaaactaaagccttggaaaaaaatatgtataaagaaaatattgcGTTGTCTTCCATGTTATGGAGCTTTTAAAAACTTGCAGGTTGCAATCTGATGAAccggattttaaaaaaataattaggtGCCTAATTATGTATCCCTAATTTATGCTAATAGAAGGAAACACAACAGTGGCACCAGGCCCGAAACATGGTAAAAAATAGACTCCTCTATGGATTGCGGAATCCCTTCAGGGGATTCATTTTAGACGGCTGAATTAATGACCTGTGCCTGCGAAGAGGCTGTGCTGCTAATGCTAGTCGCTTGGCCGAATGCTGACCCAGCTCCGGACGCTGCCGATGTGCTCGCCGTGGCCGTTATACTCACCGCCGCCGACGTGGCCGATGACCCACCATCCGGATAACCGCCAGAGGCCGGCGCCGGCGACAGGGACATTGTGGAGGACGACGGCGAGGAGCAGTCGCTCTGAACACTCATTGTGGGCGAGGCGGCCACCAGATTGCTGCTACTTGAAGTGTTGCTGATGGTCATCGGGAACTGTGGTGGCGGATTTCCGGTGGGCGTGTGGGGCGACAGCGGGGAACTGGTCGACGGTGACGGGCTACTGCTCGTGCTAGTTGTAACAGCTGACGATGAGCTGTTGCTATTGATGCCACTGTTCGTCGTCGGCGTTCCCAGTACCGAAGTGGACGATGTGGAAGGTGGCGTGGCTGTCAACGGCGATTGCTGGCTGGGATTCACTCCTGATGACTGGGCAACCGCTGCGGCCCGCTCACGCTCCCTGTCTCGTTGCGGGCGAAATGCCTCGCGCAGCGCCTCCACTCGGATCTCGTTGGGTCCCCAGCGGGCGTAGCCAGCGCTGTTCTGCAGCCACACCACTTGGGTGCCCTGCATGCACTTCACCAGCACGTCGGACCTGCAAAGACTGTATTAGAATCATGTTTATGGTGGCTTTAAGATAATCACATATACTTTTGCATCATGTGCTGGTAGCCGTGCCTGTATTCGTGAGCCATTCCCAGAACCACCATGGACCGTCGCTTGTACATGCTGTCATCCAGCTTGGATATACTCTTCCACTCCGGTAGAAATACAATGAAGCTATTGATGGaatcaaatattatttttgtcttGTTTGTGATTAACCTTAGGTCCTTACCTTAAGGGCTCCATTGTGTCGGTAAGCAGCTTGTCGATGTGCATCAAGGAGGCCTCTATCAACTCCTCGCAATGGGGAGGATTCACTTGGAACGATCCCGAAACGGGCTTGAAATCCAAGAAGGGTCTATAATTAAGAGCAAGTGTATCAGTTTAAAGTTGTTAGATAGACATTTTGTGTAATCCTTACCCTCTGGATCCAAAGTAGGCATCCGTGTCGGCAAAAGCTGAGCAGTACTGCCGGAAATAGGAGTTGAACGGCGAGGCGAAGCACTCGAAGCTCACTCCAAAGTGGCGGTGCAGGCACTCAAACACTGGAACCGGCAACGCGGCCTGGGTAAGCTCCGCCTCCTGTGATGAGTTGAGGGCATTGCCCAGGAAGGTTTGGTACCTCTTCAGCAGACACCACACGCGTCCGATGAACAGGTCGAACTTTTTGTCGTCGAAACAGTTATGGCGATAGAGCTGCTCCAGCTTTTGCAGATAGGTGAGGTTGATGTACTGCGCATCCGGCTGGTTTATGGTGGCGGGAGTGTATTTGATGATCATATGGTCGCGATCCTGCAGATACTCGATCGCTGGCATTCTCGGCGATGGAACGGCAAACTGGATGGGATAGCACCACACTTTCTTGAGGTGaggaggcggcggcggaggTGTCGGTTCCGGTATACCATGCTCCTTCAGCAGCTGTAGATGACGCTCGCGAATCTTCCGGGCATGGTCCGCCGAGTGGTGGTAGATCTTGACGCAGAGAGTCTCTACCGAGCTCTTGACCGTTTCCACCAGATGCGGCTCACATTGGCGCTTCAAGTGGGCCAGGCGATCCTGGAAATCCTCGTAGCTGGCGCCCACTGTCCGCCTCAGCCATTGGAAGGTGTCCTCCACGTTCCACTTGACCACCTTTTTGGACTCGGCTGGCGCCGAACGGGATTCGATAATCTGCTTAGCTGCCTCTGCGTAGCGGGAGAGCTGCTTCCGGGCATCCCCCGTGAACTTCGGTTTAACAATTTTGATCGGAATATCGGACATGATTTCCCGGTACATGGAGCTGGATATCTCGGGCAGGCAACTGCTGGGCAACAGCGGATCGCATCCAGTGTCGATAACCTTGCGCTCCATTAGCCAACGATTGAAAGAATCCCTCGGCGCTTTGATGTTCTCCCTTCGCATGCAAAGGTCCTCGTAGGTTTTCAACAGCTTCATGCTGAACGCCGCCCGCAGAGCCTCAATCTCCGGATGCGGCTGCGGGAGAAGAGTTGGAGGTCGCTCCACAATTACCGCATTGGTGCACACCTCCAAGTCCCAGGGACCGGCCAACACAAATTTCTTCATTGGGGGCCCGCCGCCGACATGATGCTGATGATTCGAATGGATGTGCATGTCGTCCGAGGGTCTCCGCTTCAGAtgatggtgttgctgctgctgttggtgcaTATTCGGGGTCACGGGCGTGGAACCACCGGCATGACAAATGCCCAGCGGATCGGTGAGCGGATCGAATGGCCTGGTGCCGGGCATCTCCCACAGGGATTCTCCGGTAACTTTGTTCCAGTAGTAGGGACGATTCTCTCGCTTAGACCAGAACTTGCGCCATCCCTGATTCACCAGCTCCGCAGTGAGCTCCTCACCATATCCGCCGGGCCCTAGGGTAGGTGGTCCTTGTGGAGTGTGTGCCATGGTCTCCAGCGGAGAAGGAGCATGTGTTTTTGTGGGTGTCGAGGGGGAGGAGCAGCTTGCCACCGGCGAACTTCCCGCCCCAGGTCCCGGAGTGTCCGACATTATGGGTCCGGTGACCGTGGGAGCTCCTGCCGTCGGTGAGGGCGCAATGTTATTGGAGCTACTTGCCGTCAACTGATCCCAGGCACTCTGCGACGCCGAGGAGGAGGTGCTGGCCACAGCTGGCGAGGATCCCACTCCCGGGGTGCCCGTCGACGCAATCACAGAACTGGCCAGGCCCCCTGCCCCCGACAGGTTGTGCAggttgctattgttgttggcCGCCATTCCGTGTGCTAATCTGCCAGAAAGAGgtaaacaataacaaatgttTACAAAAGTGAGAGAGTAAGTCGGGCAGAGattgagagagagagagagagtgaagGCGGAGCGAAGATGTGTACTCATTTTAACAGAGATGGCTTCTAggcttatttaaatttaaatctttttataatatattaaagtTCAGAGATGATAATCTTAGGATATTGCACAACTATTTACACAACATAAAACTTCAAATAAAgctttgatttttattgagactttactttttaaaattaaatctaaattaaattttaaataaactttagagaacaaatacattttctttctCAGCTTATTATTGCACAAAAATGTTTGCTTTTAAATGATTCATAATTTAGCCAGAAAAAAGCCAACAGCGCTCTGCCAACAGCAGATAATGAAATCGAAGAAACCACCACCGGAGAGCTATAACTGGCGTTATAGTCGAAACAGTCGAAAACGACACTCAGCGAAGCGAGATCGGGGGCGCGCACGACGTGATGCGTGTGGATCGTGGGGTCAGCGGGGAAATCAGAGTTCAAGATTTGGACGGAATGTCCAAAGGAATTTTAGGATAATTTTAGGGATTGGGATGAAATCATTCCAACGGTCCAACCCCACCCCCCCCCGctttgaaacaaaaacaaactttggCGCATGGCcgaatacgaaaaaaaaaaagagcgcAAGAGAGGAGAGCGTAACAAATGACAACAGCTCTCTCGAACGAATgagaaatcaaaacaaattgcAAAAGAATAGAGATTTTCCGACGTCTCCTTTGCCTCGCCTTCGCTGGGTTATGTGTATATGTTTTGACGAGCGTGTACCTACACCGCCACAGGCGAatggaaaatatacaaaattatttGCTGCACTCGAACACACTGATTCACAGGCATACACTTGGCACTCTTCGAGAGTGCAGTATGCATTATGCACGCTATAAACAATTGCGGAAAAAAATAGCACTTGGTTTCGTGGCCCCCGTTGGCTGATGGCTACGTCATAGCACTAAAATAATGGCGCGCTTTTTTTCAGCACACACATTTCTGTATAAACAAATTCgcttaaattaaagaaaaaaccaTAATCAATTAAGTTTTGCGAGTATCGTTTAATTTAGAACTATTTGCCAGGGAGCATTCGCATTAGATCAGAGTTACGGGGAGAATAAACAACATTCTGAGTGCAACGAAAATTTCTCTACACTTTCTTTTTGTAGGCACGGCACAtcaatattttccattttatatACGCCTGCTATGCCTGGCATCATCGTGTGGCCATATATCTTTAAAACGCCACAAAACTCACCTATTTTCAACTATCCTATTCAGATAAACACACGCTATGTGTTTGCAAACATTTAGGCGTGCTCTAAGCGCACGAATTCCCGCGATTTTCTACagaaatttgtaaataaattctTCTGAAATTCTTTTTCAGCGACGAAACGGGGCAGTCGATTAGAGATGGCCTTCCTCGCGATTCTCTTTGCGCAGGGGTGTATCGATAGGTAGCCTGTCAGGGCTGCTATCAGTGAGCGTTATCGATGGTTTCGGGGGTGTTTTGGAATgtaactatttatttttaactcaTAGCTTGCAGCTTAAGGCAAATTTCTATGCTAATATTGAGATCTGGCTTGAACCTATTGATAAGGCGCAACAAGTTGAATTTTTTCGCTTTCGAATTGTTCGATTCCAGTTCGTAGAGGGTGTAAAGGTTGACCAGCAAGCTTTCGTTTAGGTATTTTTGTGGGTTCAGGTTGATGGCGCGTTCGTAAAGATTTATTGCGTCCTTCAGCTTCCCGGCGTACAACAGACACACTCCCATGTTGTTCAGGATCATTGTGTTGCCGGAATCCAGGTGAAGCGCTTTTTGGAATATCACATACGCCTCGGGAAAATCGTTTTTAGCCACTGCTATTAGACCTTTGTCCACCAGGTCTCTAAGGTCGGGAGTGGTGTTGCTGGTTGGAATAAGAATGGTATTTTGTAAACTTTTTATGACCATAAAATATACACTTACATTTCTCGTAACCTCCTCGAGACTGCAAACTTCTGTTCGGCTCCGAAAATATCACCGATTTGAAGATAAATTCGTCCCCAGGCGGAGTACAATGCCCTCTGGTTCTCCTTGCTCAGGTTGGAACGTTTAAGAAGGGTGCCCTCCATTATGTCGTCAATCATACTGAATTTTTTCATCTAAAATTCATGGTTCAATAAAGCAATCGATGTTATTTCAACATCCCTTACCATTAATCCACAATTAATGATCGAATGTAATACTCGTTCACACCGTCTTTGCCAAAACTCCTCCGCCGTCTTGTTTCGCTGCTGGATGTAGTGCTCTTTGATTTCCCTGCTGGTCACGTGCAGTTCCGAAAGTCTGTCCAACGCTATGTGGGGCTTACCCATGTAAATGGGCAGCTCCGCAAGCAAAAGTCGGAACGAAAAGCAGGCAATAGACCCACTCTTGCCGTTATACATTTCCGGATAGAAGTCGTAGAAAACGTCTGGGCTGTTGAGTTGTCCAAAGGGTTCGGCCTCGGTGTTTAGCAGTTCAAACTCTCCCAGTTTGGCCAAGAGAGCGAGGCGGGTGAACCACAGCTGCAGGGAGTGAGGAGAGTGCTTGGCCGGCTGACCAGCTCTTCCGTATCCTTGGCCATAAATGGTCAGCAAGCGGCCAGTCAAGTTCACAGCCGTGCGATAGCAACCCGCCTGGATCAAGGTTCTTAGGCCGCGTTCATCCTGAGTAACGTCATCAACGAGGAGTATCTTGCGGTAAGCCAACTCAGAGTCTCCCAGGTGCTGAGTCACCGCAACAACTATGGGATCAGGCTAAAATGAGGAACAATTGGTTAAAAAGAATCCATTTTTTGTGGAATAACCATTGTATTTGCTACCAAATCGTTTTGTAGGTGTATACCCGGCATTATGAGTTTTCCCGCCTCATTTTCCGTCGGCAACTCCCACAAGTTTCGCACTTCGTCGCTGACTTTGATGAAATCCGCCGTGTCCACCTCAGGAGTCTCCACATATTC contains the following coding sequences:
- the Pex16 gene encoding peroxisomal membrane protein PEX16, with product MDSLKGLLKAYEAWVAKNPDVVGDFETTAKWVSYFIAGRISSSNVVSELVYTLSNMLVFYNDRIIERARHAKENSAVRMQSKLCYRLKVMLTTLEYSEVFIEISARRVLGQTGKWLVIALIQAVKAAGRLFILKHSTADIITSPPIASLNRRALNKKSKEEAAPSEVIPQSQHSITFQLKRSGRLIRKVEGAPPLQYRDFKLHVENNEAVKTQIPRELVQAEYLYISKPLIHLAAMGLFGRRSWKQYIVALSVDLYSIHLYRQHRDLMSKQQKLELSRRCINILYFLVRSPFYDSFTKSRLERIIDFLGNTIPITKVVAGPLKDYIPTWQSTYFYLWST
- the LOC108126370 gene encoding trafficking protein particle complex subunit 12, producing MSNKNKSNLSEYFANDPPSFFDELTNKPKSKEAPADSSSTGSSNSASSNMMSNTFSGFFHPPEYVETPEVDTADFIKVSDEVRNLWELPTENEAGKLIMPGIHLQNDLPDPIVVAVTQHLGDSELAYRKILLVDDVTQDERGLRTLIQAGCYRTAVNLTGRLLTIYGQGYGRAGQPAKHSPHSLQLWFTRLALLAKLGEFELLNTEAEPFGQLNSPDVFYDFYPEMYNGKSGSIACFSFRLLLAELPIYMGKPHIALDRLSELHVTSREIKEHYIQQRNKTAEEFWQRRCERVLHSIINCGLMMKKFSMIDDIMEGTLLKRSNLSKENQRALYSAWGRIYLQIGDIFGAEQKFAVSRRLREINTTPDLRDLVDKGLIAVAKNDFPEAYVIFQKALHLDSGNTMILNNMGVCLLYAGKLKDAINLYERAINLNPQKYLNESLLVNLYTLYELESNNSKAKKFNLLRLINRFKPDLNISIEICLKLQAMS
- the Pex14 gene encoding peroxisomal membrane protein PEX14 — translated: MSGNNTDTGDTTAIMSSTSLQNDFETGEDQLPRESLITTAVSFLQNTKVRHTTLIQKQQFLRSKGLTAHEIQLACERAGVFTQDPNNFNPNINSNPNTVISIGSQLQALQPQPSAFVRIRELIHSAALLSGVVYAVYLFWKKYIAPYLFGKPKKKPVDEALDDIDRKVETRTSELNKEISAVKDLISSQQRDQAQHLNREFNNFRSDLDAIKGLLLNRKQFAGPVAPLSVPSIPAWQLAGSPHHRHRHSQSDDNEKGDDAGSGSGSSETEVVTKNSDSSLEIM
- the Pcif1 gene encoding mRNA (2'-O-methyladenosine-N(6)-)-methyltransferase isoform X1; this translates as MAANNNSNLHNLSGAGGLASSVIASTGTPGVGSSPAVASTSSSASQSAWDQLTASSSNNIAPSPTAGAPTVTGPIMSDTPGPGAGSSPVASCSSPSTPTKTHAPSPLETMAHTPQGPPTLGPGGYGEELTAELVNQGWRKFWSKRENRPYYWNKVTGESLWEMPGTRPFDPLTDPLGICHAGGSTPVTPNMHQQQQQHHHLKRRPSDDMHIHSNHQHHVGGGPPMKKFVLAGPWDLEVCTNAVIVERPPTLLPQPHPEIEALRAAFSMKLLKTYEDLCMRRENIKAPRDSFNRWLMERKVIDTGCDPLLPSSCLPEISSSMYREIMSDIPIKIVKPKFTGDARKQLSRYAEAAKQIIESRSAPAESKKVVKWNVEDTFQWLRRTVGASYEDFQDRLAHLKRQCEPHLVETVKSSVETLCVKIYHHSADHARKIRERHLQLLKEHGIPEPTPPPPPPHLKKVWCYPIQFAVPSPRMPAIEYLQDRDHMIIKYTPATINQPDAQYINLTYLQKLEQLYRHNCFDDKKFDLFIGRVWCLLKRYQTFLGNALNSSQEAELTQAALPVPVFECLHRHFGVSFECFASPFNSYFRQYCSAFADTDAYFGSRGPFLDFKPVSGSFQVNPPHCEELIEASLMHIDKLLTDTMEPLSFIVFLPEWKSISKLDDSMYKRRSMVVLGMAHEYRHGYQHMMQKYMSDVLVKCMQGTQVVWLQNSAGYARWGPNEIRVEALREAFRPQRDRERERAAAVAQSSGVNPSQQSPLTATPPSTSSTSVLGTPTTNSGINSNSSSSAVTTSTSSSPSPSTSSPLSPHTPTGNPPPQFPMTISNTSSSSNLVAASPTMSVQSDCSSPSSSTMSLSPAPASGGYPDGGSSATSAAVSITATASTSAASGAGSAFGQATSISSTASSQAQVINSAV
- the Pcif1 gene encoding mRNA (2'-O-methyladenosine-N(6)-)-methyltransferase isoform X2, which translates into the protein MAANNNSNLHNLSGAGGLASSVIASTGTPGVGSSPAVASTSSSASQSAWDQLTASSSNNIAPSPTAGAPTVTGPIMSDTPGPGAGSSPVASCSSPSTPTKTHAPSPLETMAHTPQGPPTLGPGGYGEELTAELVNQGWRKFWSKRENRPYYWNKVTGESLWEMPGTRPFDPLTDPLGICHAGGSTPVTPNMHQQQQQHHHLKRRPSDDMHIHSNHQHHVGGGPPMKKFVLAGPWDLEVCTNAVIVERPPTLLPQPHPEIEALRAAFSMKLLKTYEDLCMRRENIKAPRDSFNRWLMERKVIDTGCDPLLPSSCLPEISSSMYREIMSDIPIKIVKPKFTGDARKQLSRYAEAAKQIIESRSAPAESKKVVKWNVEDTFQWLRRTVGASYEDFQDRLAHLKRQCEPHLVETVKSSVETLCVKIYHHSADHARKIRERHLQLLKEHGIPEPTPPPPPPHLKKVWCYPIQFAVPSPRMPAIEYLQDRDHMIIKYTPATINQPDAQYINLTYLQKLEQLYRHNCFDDKKFDLFIGRVWCLLKRYQTFLGNALNSSQEAELTQAALPVPVFECLHRHFGVSFECFASPFNSYFRQYCSAFADTDAYFGSRGPFLDFKPVSGSFQVNPPHCEELIEASLMHIDKLLTDTMEPLSFIVFLPEWKSISKLDDSMYKRRSMVVLGMAHEYRHGYQHMMQKSDVLVKCMQGTQVVWLQNSAGYARWGPNEIRVEALREAFRPQRDRERERAAAVAQSSGVNPSQQSPLTATPPSTSSTSVLGTPTTNSGINSNSSSSAVTTSTSSSPSPSTSSPLSPHTPTGNPPPQFPMTISNTSSSSNLVAASPTMSVQSDCSSPSSSTMSLSPAPASGGYPDGGSSATSAAVSITATASTSAASGAGSAFGQATSISSTASSQAQVINSAV